CTTACGGGTAATATAATTGGATATTTTCTTTACGTTACCGTCTGCCTGTAAATACGAACGGGAAACGTTCAGCGGAATATCCGGCGAATCGATAACCCCTTTCAGCATGGTTAAGAATTCCGGAACAATACCTTCCACATTATCCGTTACAAAAACCTGGTTCTGGTATAACTGGATTTTATCTTTCTGAATTTGTAAATCACCGGACATTTTCGGGAAATATAAAATACCGGTCAGGTTAAACGGATAATCCACATTCAGGTGAATGTTGAATAACGGCTCTTCAAACTGCATCGGGTACAATTCACGGTAGAAGTTTTTATAGTCTTCCTCCGTTAGATCGCTTGGCTGTTTTGTCCAGGCCGGATTCGGGTTGTTGATGATGTTGTCCACTTCAACGGTTTCCTCCTGGGCATCGTCACCTTCTCCGGTTTTGATAGTTTCGCTTCTGGTTCCGAATTTAATAGGAACCGGCATGAATTTGTTGTATTTGGTTAACAGTTCACGGATTTTGCCCTCTTCAAGAAATTCTAACGAATCTTCCGCAACATGCAGAATAATTTCGGTTCCGCGGGTTGTTTTGTCTGCAGCAACAAGTGTAAATTCCGGGCTGCCGTCGCACGTCCAGTGTGCAGCCGGTTCATCCTTGTAGGATTTGGTGATGATCTCCACTTTTTCGGCAACCATAAAAGCCGAATAGAATCCTAATCCGAAGTGACCGATAATTCCGGAATCTTTGGCAGTATCCTTGTATTTCTCAAGAAACTCTTCCGCACCCGAAAAAGCTACCTGGTTGATATACTTTTCAACCTCTTCGGCTGTCATCCCCAATCCCTGGTCGATGATGTGGATTTTCTTGTTGTCTTTGTCAATTTTTATCTCAATAACCGGATTGCCGTATTCTACTTTGGCTTCGCCAATACTGGTTAAATGTTTTAGTTTTAAAGTAGCATCCGTGGCATTTGAAACCAATTCACGAAGAAAAATCTCGTGGTCGCTGTATAAAAATTTCTTAATTAAAGGAAAGATGTTTTCAACCGAGACATTAATTTTTCCTGTAGTCATATTCAGAATATATTTTTGATGTTAAACTTTTCCGGTATTTATACAAATTAAGTACCAAATCTGGTGAAAGTGACAAAATGACGGTTATGTTAAAATTTCAGGAAAAATTATCATTCAAAATTTAACAAATTAATTCTGTAGGTAGTATA
This region of Flavobacterium inviolabile genomic DNA includes:
- the htpG gene encoding molecular chaperone HtpG, coding for MTTGKINVSVENIFPLIKKFLYSDHEIFLRELVSNATDATLKLKHLTSIGEAKVEYGNPVIEIKIDKDNKKIHIIDQGLGMTAEEVEKYINQVAFSGAEEFLEKYKDTAKDSGIIGHFGLGFYSAFMVAEKVEIITKSYKDEPAAHWTCDGSPEFTLVAADKTTRGTEIILHVAEDSLEFLEEGKIRELLTKYNKFMPVPIKFGTRSETIKTGEGDDAQEETVEVDNIINNPNPAWTKQPSDLTEEDYKNFYRELYPMQFEEPLFNIHLNVDYPFNLTGILYFPKMSGDLQIQKDKIQLYQNQVFVTDNVEGIVPEFLTMLKGVIDSPDIPLNVSRSYLQADGNVKKISNYITRKVADKLKSLFTENREDFEQKWNDIKIVLEYGMLSEPKFYEKAGAFALYPTVDNKYFTLEELKETLKEKQTDKDDKLVILYASNKDSQHSYIDAAKEKGYEVLLMDSPIVSHLIQKLEADNEKLTFTRVDSDHIDNLIKKDDTPISKLSDEEQNNLKTVLEEIVPKANYTVQLEAMDSKAAPFIITQPEFMRRMKEMSQTGGGMFGMGNFPEMYNLVINTNSDLATTILNTTDKPAQESLVKQALDLAKLSQNLLKGEELTAFVKRNFELIK